The genomic region CGCCAGTAAAAGGTCGCCCTTGTCAACGCAGAGTTGACAGTGGGAGCGTGCGTCAAGGCATCAGCCCAGGTCACAGCGGTGCTGAACCGCACGGCTCCCATAGCCTGGAGTCGCCGGTGCCTCTCTAATAGAGGCGCTCGTCGCGAACGCCCCCGTGAAGGAGGCAGGGCGCGTGATCTCGATCAAGCGAACGCAAACCGTCTTGGCTGAACACCCGTCGTGGGCCCTCCGAAGTGACGTCCACGCCGCGGCGGCCCGACGACTTCAAGGGGCTGCCGGAGCGGGGTCGGGGCCTCGTCGTGGGGGCGGCCGGCGGCGGCCCGTCGAGGGGGATCCGCAGAGCGATCACGACCTGCCAGCCGGTCACGCGGACGCTCTCGACGACTATTCGCATCAGCCGTTGACGTCCTGCGAAGTCGAGCTGGTCCATCCCGTTCGCGACTGCCTTGGCGAACGCGCCGACCTGCTCGCGCAGCCGGTTGTTCTTGGTCAGCTCGCCTCGTTCGGCCACGAGCCGTTCTCGTTGCGCGTCGAGGCTCTGGCGCCGAGCGGCGAGCTGCTCGTTGCGGCGGGAGAGCTCACCGAGCTCGATCAGCCCCGTCTGGTAGATGTCGAGCAGCCGCTGGCGCTCTCGCTCCGCGTCGTCGAGCCGGCGTTGCATGCGCGCCAGCTCGGCGGCGAGGATCTCGTCGTCGGGGAGGGGCTCGCGGCTCACGAGGGCGGCCTCGCCGGCGGTGAGAAGCTCGGGCCGCAGCATCGCCTCGCGGATCTGGCCGAACACGAAGGCGTCGAGCTCATCGGCACGGATGTTGCGCTCCCGGCAGCGCCGCTCCGGCCCTCTTGCCGTGAGCTCGTTCTGGTAGGCGCAGCAGTAATAGTGGTTGTAAACGCCGCGGCTGTTGGCCTTGCGGGTGCAGGCGCACTTGATCGAGCACTTCCCGCACAGCACCAAGCCCCTCAGCAGGAAGCGGTCGCCTGGGGCGCGCCGGGCGCTGAAAGCGGTGTTGCGGCAGGCGATGCGCTGTGCCGCCTCGAAGGTGTCCGCCGAGACGATCGCGGGCACGGCCACCTCGACCCATTGCTCGCGTGGGCGAGCCACCTGACGGGTCGGGCGGCCCGTCGGCCGGGCCGAGGGCACGCTCTCGCGTCGATACCAGTAGGCCTTTCCCATGTAGCTGGAGTTGCGCAGCATCCCTCCGAGCGTCGAGACCGACCAGAGCGGTCGTCCGGTCGGGCTCAAGATGCCGTCGGCACGGAGGCCCTTTATGAGCTGACGCACCGACAAGCCACCGGCCACGTAGTCGTCGAAGATGCGCCGCACGACGACGGCCTCGGGCTCGAAGATCTCGTAGCGGGCAGGGCCCTGCTCACCCCGGGGCACGCGGCGGTAGCCGTAGGGGACGATGGTGAAGATGGCCTCCCCGGAGCGCACCTTGTAGAGCTTGCCGCGCCGCTGGCGCTCGGCCATCTTGGCCCGCTCGTACTCGGCGATCACACCCTGCACCTGGACCAAAAGGCGCGCCTGGGGGTCATCGGCGATGGGTGGGGAGTCGGTGAAGGACACCTCGACGCCGAGACTCCCGAGCTCGTCCAGCACGAGCATCTGGTAGGCGAAGTTGCGCGCCAGCCGGTCGGCAGTGAGCACCCAGACCCGCTCGAAGATGCCGCCCTGCGCCCCGTCGCGCAGCGCGTCGAGGCCGGGGCGGTCAAGGCGGGTGCCAGAGTGGCCGTCGTCGACAAAGCGGGCGACCAGGTCGTCGCCCACCTCGGCCACCTTCGCCTCGAGCAGCGCCAGCTGCGAGCCGATGGTTCCCCGATTGGCCTGTGTCTCCGATGACACCCGTGCGTAGATGGCTGCTCTCACCGGACTGGCCTCCTTGTCGTCGGGTCGTTCACGTCGTTCTCCCTCCCGCCATAGCGCTGCCATGCGCTCGCCCTCGTGACGCCGAGCAGGTCGGCGACTTCGGCCCAGCTGCACCCATACTGGCGAGCCTCGGCGACGGCCGGCCCGAGCCGAGCCTGAAGCTCGGCCGCCAAGCTGGCGATCACGTGCAAGCGCGCCGGGACGTCCTTCGCCGAAAGGTTGCGAGCGGCGCAGAGCCCTTCGATGGCGGCGTCGACGACGAGACGGCTGTCCTCGCCGGTCCCAGGTCCGACGTAGTGGTCACGCCGGGGCTCTCTCATCGCCCAGGTGCGCGGACGTCCATACACCCGCGTGGTGCGCTCGCTCCGACGGCCGGCCTCACGACGGCGCCCATCCCGAGGCCGCGACGGCGGACGTGCCCGCCCCGGACCCGGCCGCCACCGCGCCGAGCACGAGCATGTAGCCGTCGGCGAGCGCCTCGAGTCGGGGATCGGCATACGGGCTCCACGACGGCCTCGCCGCGCCGAGAAGGACGGCGCTGAAGACCGTCGGGGCGCTCGGCTGAAGGATCAGGCCCGCCAGCCCCGTGCGCTCGAAGCGGCCGGCGGCGCCGCTGACGAGCGGGGTGCCCGCCAGCACGCCGGACCGAAGCTGCTCGTAGTCGGCCTGGGCGCCTTCGCCGATCGGCCAGAAGCTCCTCACCCTCGGCGCACCCGTTCGACGGTGCGCCGGTGCAAGGTGACCCCGAAGCGCTCCTCGGCCTGGCTCACCAAGTCCAGGGCGCTCGTGGCAGCCGCCGCCGCGCGCAGGAACTCGACGATCTCGGGCGACAGCTTGAGCGGGCCTTTGCGGCCACGACGCTCGTCGAGCAGCCCCAGCATCCCCGAACGTGAGAACGAGTCGGCAACCAGATAGAAGGCGCCTCGTGAGTACCCGTGCGTGCGCGCCGCTGAAGCTGCGGTCTCGCCCGACACGTAGTGGGCGCGCAGCATCTCGTATTTGACCTGGACCTTGTCGAGGTCGAAGAAGAACGGATCGGTCGAGCAGAACAGCTCCGACGTCACCGCCTCGGGCCTTGGGTGCAACAGGCCCTTGGCTTCGAGGGACTCACGTCGAGACTGCTGGCTCATCGCCCCAACCTCCGCATCGATTGAGCAAACGGTAAGGAGTCACTCCACTTATGTCAAGCATTGTCGGCCGGACAATCTCTCAAGAGGGGGAACGGCATTGCCATTCGAGACCACACATGACTGATATACGTGATGACCAGGACGGCAAGGCCCTTGATGACAGTCTTCATGGCTGGTCACTGCGGCCGTCTTTCCTAGACACCGAGTCGTTCTCGGCTGCAGGGCTCAGGCGCCGGCGCGAGTGCTGGACCTGCAAGTGGATCCGACTGTCGCTCGCGTCCCTGCTCAGCAGGGCGTGGAACACAAGCTTTGCGTTCACTTGATTTCGATCCGGCGGGTGAGCCTTGGCGGTGGCTACCGCTACCTCATCGACTCGGTCGCGGCCGGCGACGGGAACCCGGAGCCGTCCAAGGGTCTTGCCCACTACTACGCCTCCACCGGCACCCCGCCGGGAATCTTCCTAGGCGCCGGGCTCGCGGACCTGGACGGCGGGAGCGGGATCGACAAGGGCTCGCAGGTGAGCGACGAACACCTCTTCAACATGCTCGTCGCGCTCTGCGACCCGGTCTCGGGCGAACCGCTCGGGGACCGCCTCACCGTGCCGGGTAACGGGGCGCCGGTCGCCGGCTTTGATCTCACGTACAGCCCGAGCAAGTCCGTATCGACGGCCTGGGCGCTCGCCGACGATGACAC from Acidimicrobiales bacterium harbors:
- a CDS encoding recombinase family protein; translated protein: MRAAIYARVSSETQANRGTIGSQLALLEAKVAEVGDDLVARFVDDGHSGTRLDRPGLDALRDGAQGGIFERVWVLTADRLARNFAYQMLVLDELGSLGVEVSFTDSPPIADDPQARLLVQVQGVIAEYERAKMAERQRRGKLYKVRSGEAIFTIVPYGYRRVPRGEQGPARYEIFEPEAVVVRRIFDDYVAGGLSVRQLIKGLRADGILSPTGRPLWSVSTLGGMLRNSSYMGKAYWYRRESVPSARPTGRPTRQVARPREQWVEVAVPAIVSADTFEAAQRIACRNTAFSARRAPGDRFLLRGLVLCGKCSIKCACTRKANSRGVYNHYYCCAYQNELTARGPERRCRERNIRADELDAFVFGQIREAMLRPELLTAGEAALVSREPLPDDEILAAELARMQRRLDDAERERQRLLDIYQTGLIELGELSRRNEQLAARRQSLDAQRERLVAERGELTKNNRLREQVGAFAKAVANGMDQLDFAGRQRLMRIVVESVRVTGWQVVIALRIPLDGPPPAAPTTRPRPRSGSPLKSSGRRGVDVTSEGPRRVFSQDGLRSLDRDHAPCLLHGGVRDERLY
- the mobF gene encoding MobF family relaxase, yielding MEHKLCVHLISIRRVSLGGGYRYLIDSVAAGDGNPEPSKGLAHYYASTGTPPGIFLGAGLADLDGGSGIDKGSQVSDEHLFNMLVALCDPVSGEPLGDRLTVPGNGAPVAGFDLTYSPSKSVSTAWALADDDTRAIISDCHRQAIDYVLSYAESHVFHSRSGAGGIVEEDVTGVIATCFTHFTSRADDPQLHDHLLT